In Anopheles cruzii unplaced genomic scaffold, idAnoCruzAS_RS32_06 scaffold02355_ctg1, whole genome shotgun sequence, the DNA window AAGATTCACATTCGAACTCATAGtggcgaaaggccttatgtgtgtaaagtctgtgataAAGCGTTTCATTCATCAGGCATACTAgcagaacattcgaaaattcacaataaggacccaaagcatcagtgtcctcattgttcatcaatgttcgcaagCTCGTCTAAGCTcaagattcatatccgcactcacaccggcgaaaagccataccagtgtaaagtctgtgacaaagccttccattcatcaggcATACtagcacaacattcgaaaattcacaataaggacccaaagcatcagtgtcctcattgcagTTCAAAGTTTGCCCGTTTATTTGAGTTAGACATTCAcatacgcactcacactggcgagaagccataccagtgtaaagtctgtgacaaagcctttaGGCAATCAGGTAATCTGGTAGTACATTCGAAAACTCACAATACGGACCAACAGTATcggtgtcctcactgttcTTCAAGGTTCGTACAGTTATCTAACCTAAAGAGACATATCCGCattcacactggcgaaaagccataccagtgtaaagtctgtgagaAAGCGTTCAGATCACAAAGCGATATGACAGAACATTCAAAAAtgcacaataaggaccaacagtatcggtgtcctcattgttcTTCAAGGTTCACAAGCTTGTCTAAGCTCAAGATGCATATCCGCATTCACACTGgtgaaaagccataccagtgtgaAGTTTGTGGCAAATCCTtccg includes these proteins:
- the LOC128276753 gene encoding zinc finger protein 879-like, which encodes YLAKHSQIHNKGAWCQCPHCPSKFRSSSHLKIHIRTHSGERPYVCKVCDKAFHSSGILAEHSKIHNKDPKHQCPHCSSMFASSSKLKIHIRTHTGEKPYQCKVCDKAFHSSGILAQHSKIHNKDPKHQCPHCSSKFARLFELDIHIRTHTGEKPYQCKVCDKAFRQSGNLVVHSKTHNTDQQYRCPHCSSRFVQLSNLKRHIRIHTGEKPYQCKVCEKAFRSQSDMTEHSKMHNKDQQYRCPHCSSRFTSLSKLKMHIRIHTGEKPYQCEVCGKSFRSSSLLAQHSKV